Proteins encoded in a region of the Marinomonas maritima genome:
- a CDS encoding substrate-binding domain-containing protein has protein sequence MKYKNNIMRVIAVFTMLFAFVGSSYAAKYKVGVSVPSADHGWTAGLLWWANKAAADLKDKEKDIEFYVVASSSGSKQVGDVEDLMIKGIDALVILPHNPATLQKVIEEAYDDGIYTVVVDRELAHPAQNVFIAGDNTGLGRVGGQWLAKEMSGKGNIVVIEGLQIPINKQRVDAFNDVMANYPNINILDSQPGDWSTQKALAVMENFLQKHPKIDAVWCQDDDMLKGVLKAIEESGRTDIKTVLGGAGSKDIIEMVQHGNKMVRATVTYSPSMIASGIALAVHGVKKEKLGYLYHEPSRVILGADLVTKENAAEYYFEDAAY, from the coding sequence ATGAAATATAAAAATAACATCATGAGAGTCATCGCAGTGTTTACGATGCTTTTTGCCTTTGTTGGCTCAAGCTATGCAGCCAAATACAAAGTTGGCGTGAGTGTGCCATCTGCCGACCACGGTTGGACTGCTGGGTTACTTTGGTGGGCGAATAAAGCCGCAGCAGACTTAAAAGACAAAGAAAAAGACATTGAATTTTACGTCGTTGCGTCAAGCTCAGGTTCGAAACAAGTAGGCGACGTGGAAGATTTGATGATAAAAGGCATCGACGCGTTGGTTATTCTTCCTCATAACCCAGCGACATTGCAAAAAGTCATTGAAGAGGCCTACGACGATGGAATTTACACTGTTGTTGTGGATCGTGAACTTGCTCACCCAGCTCAGAATGTCTTTATTGCTGGAGACAACACAGGTTTAGGTCGTGTGGGTGGTCAATGGCTTGCCAAAGAAATGTCTGGTAAAGGCAACATTGTGGTTATTGAAGGCCTACAAATCCCCATCAACAAGCAACGTGTAGACGCTTTTAATGACGTCATGGCGAACTATCCGAACATCAACATTCTTGATTCGCAACCTGGCGATTGGTCAACTCAAAAAGCCCTAGCCGTGATGGAAAACTTTCTACAAAAACACCCTAAAATTGACGCTGTATGGTGTCAAGATGACGATATGCTAAAAGGTGTTTTAAAAGCAATTGAAGAGTCTGGCCGTACGGACATCAAAACCGTATTGGGTGGTGCAGGTTCGAAAGACATCATAGAGATGGTTCAGCATGGCAATAAAATGGTGCGTGCAACCGTAACCTATAGCCCATCAATGATTGCGTCAGGCATCGCGTTGGCCGTTCATGGTGTGAAAAAAGAAAAACTCGGTTACTTATACCACGAGCCATCTCGCGTGATTTTAGGCGCGGATTTGGTGACAAAAGAAAACGCCGCAGAGTATTACTTTGAAGACGCGGCTTATTAA
- a CDS encoding LacI family DNA-binding transcriptional regulator translates to MATVKDVAKLAGVSTATVSRALANPEMVSPITRLKVEKAASEAGYSPNGLARSLRKSESKTIVVVLPNIDSTFFSDVVHGIEALAHKNGYKLLIGDAGNESSRLRSYFKLYDSKQVDGVLSLSSDVPESMIINSAGEVKLPIVIAGEYFSDIPVPTVHIDNHYSAKKGVEYLIMMGHYKIACITGRRSNPIYNARVNGHTETMTKWKLPSTEGYILECDLSYIAGYNLGKQLLSLGNKPSAIVCHSDEAAIGVLKIAREMGIPVPSELSVIGFDNLALSEYCVPELTTIHQPRQLIGETSMKLLLDILSGKKPNPEMTLPTQLIVRESSCPPPIDQRLQVDL, encoded by the coding sequence ATGGCCACTGTTAAAGATGTAGCGAAGTTAGCTGGAGTATCGACTGCGACCGTTTCTAGAGCATTAGCCAACCCAGAGATGGTGTCACCCATCACTCGCCTTAAAGTGGAAAAAGCAGCCTCCGAAGCAGGTTATTCTCCAAACGGGCTAGCCCGAAGCTTACGCAAAAGTGAGTCTAAAACCATTGTGGTTGTGCTTCCCAATATAGACAGTACTTTTTTTTCAGATGTTGTACACGGCATCGAAGCGCTCGCTCATAAAAATGGCTACAAACTGCTCATTGGTGATGCTGGTAATGAGTCGTCTCGGTTACGTAGTTACTTTAAACTGTACGACAGCAAACAAGTAGACGGCGTTTTATCACTTTCTTCTGATGTGCCTGAATCAATGATTATTAACAGTGCCGGCGAAGTGAAATTACCCATTGTCATTGCAGGTGAATATTTTTCGGATATTCCGGTACCCACCGTGCATATCGACAATCATTACAGCGCAAAAAAAGGCGTTGAGTATTTAATTATGATGGGGCATTACAAAATAGCCTGCATTACAGGCAGAAGAAGCAATCCCATTTATAATGCCCGCGTTAATGGTCACACCGAAACCATGACAAAGTGGAAACTCCCCTCTACAGAAGGTTACATTTTAGAATGCGATTTGTCTTACATCGCAGGCTACAACCTTGGCAAGCAACTATTGTCCTTAGGTAATAAGCCGTCCGCCATTGTTTGCCATAGTGATGAGGCTGCAATTGGTGTGCTAAAAATAGCGCGAGAAATGGGTATTCCAGTCCCCAGTGAGTTATCGGTTATTGGTTTTGATAACCTTGCGCTCAGTGAATATTGCGTGCCTGAATTAACCACGATTCACCAACCGCGACAGCTCATTGGAGAAACCTCAATGAAACTGTTACTCGACATTTTATCAGGCAAAAAACCCAACCCAGAAATGACTCTACCTACCCAATTAATTGTGCGAGAAAGTTCCTGTCCACCACCGATAGATCAGCGCTTACAAGTAGATTTATAA
- a CDS encoding methyl-accepting chemotaxis protein: MKTPIETTLKNDLFIYRFLLLQTPVLLISGLVGAELFSFALISSIILFVLTQFAYTFFKGSTAFSICAGILMMLTSSALIQSQLGMIEMHFHIFATMVVFLIYQSWKPIIAALLTTAIYHISFMFVQMAGTHLGDMPIMIFAGPHTMWVMVVHCVFAISEAIILIYMALLMKKESTSNVKIAHAIETISNNNDLSIRLTNPASNAEIAFNSLLDKLGNLFTDYKGIANELVASSSQIKKISEEVTDHVVASNQRAQLVATSTEDVSHTMRSITVSSTQSADLIRELEQGILGDSNKTLEIMEDMQLLSKNTSTVSDSLNSLTSDVESITKLLNAIRSISEQTNLLALNAAIEAARAGETGRGFAVVADEVRTLAQRSSESTDDIEKVLANLNTSVNNTVRSMASGKERTSISVDHAEKISKALLERAHSVSNVVLSSKKIAQESVEQEKVISLINDQIGENAKSIKSLSDLMISLQQSSKDITLVTNTYETKANAFKTK; this comes from the coding sequence ATGAAGACACCAATAGAAACCACTCTAAAAAATGATTTATTTATTTATCGTTTCTTACTGTTACAGACCCCTGTTTTATTGATTAGTGGTCTGGTTGGAGCAGAGTTGTTTTCATTCGCATTAATAAGCTCAATTATCCTCTTTGTACTTACTCAGTTCGCCTATACTTTTTTTAAAGGCAGTACAGCATTTTCCATATGCGCGGGTATCTTGATGATGCTGACGTCATCTGCTTTGATTCAGAGCCAACTTGGCATGATCGAGATGCACTTCCATATCTTCGCCACTATGGTCGTATTTTTAATCTATCAAAGTTGGAAGCCAATCATAGCGGCATTGTTAACCACTGCCATCTATCATATTAGTTTTATGTTTGTTCAAATGGCGGGGACTCACCTAGGTGACATGCCTATTATGATTTTTGCTGGGCCTCATACTATGTGGGTGATGGTTGTGCATTGTGTTTTTGCCATTAGTGAAGCAATTATATTGATTTACATGGCATTGCTAATGAAAAAAGAATCTACCTCAAATGTGAAGATTGCCCATGCAATAGAAACCATTTCAAATAACAATGATTTATCGATTAGATTAACCAATCCTGCCTCAAATGCCGAAATTGCCTTTAACTCACTACTTGATAAGCTGGGAAATTTGTTTACGGATTATAAAGGCATCGCGAACGAGTTAGTGGCTAGCAGTAGTCAAATTAAGAAAATCAGTGAAGAAGTAACAGATCATGTTGTTGCAAGTAATCAACGCGCTCAACTGGTTGCGACATCAACGGAAGATGTTTCTCACACAATGCGATCTATTACTGTGAGCAGCACTCAATCAGCCGATCTTATTAGAGAATTAGAACAAGGCATTTTAGGTGACAGTAATAAAACCCTAGAAATCATGGAAGATATGCAGCTGCTATCCAAAAATACATCCACGGTTTCAGACTCACTCAATTCGTTAACATCCGATGTGGAATCCATTACAAAGCTTCTTAATGCTATCAGAAGCATTTCAGAACAAACAAACCTACTCGCTCTAAACGCCGCCATCGAAGCGGCAAGAGCGGGGGAAACTGGCCGAGGCTTTGCTGTTGTTGCTGACGAAGTGAGAACGCTAGCTCAAAGATCCAGTGAATCCACAGATGATATAGAAAAAGTCCTCGCGAACTTGAATACAAGCGTTAACAATACCGTTCGTTCAATGGCGTCAGGTAAGGAAAGAACATCAATCAGTGTCGATCATGCAGAGAAAATTTCAAAAGCATTATTAGAAAGGGCGCACTCTGTCAGTAATGTCGTGCTGTCTAGTAAAAAAATTGCCCAAGAATCTGTTGAACAAGAGAAAGTAATTTCCTTAATCAATGATCAGATTGGAGAGAATGCTAAATCTATTAAATCTTTATCCGATTTGATGATCAGCCTTCAGCAAAGTAGCAAAGACATCACCTTGGTTACAAACACCTATGAAACTAAGGCAAACGCATTTAAAACAAAATAA
- the gorA gene encoding glutathione-disulfide reductase — protein MAYQYDLFVIGAGSGGVRASRVAASKGYKVAVAEGSALGGTCVNIGCVPKKLFVYASEYGHGFDEAAGFGWKHQGTQFYWSVLRDNKTKEIERLNGIYGNLLSNAGVELISGYASFVDAHTVMVDGKTYTAERILIAVGAKPYIPEFNGSDLVVSSNEMFFLDELPKKALVVGGGYIAVEFAGILNGLGVDTALAYRGDQLLRGFDEDVRAFASEEYKKSGIDVRLNTDVERIELADATNKNGARIVHFKDGHTEEFGLILYATGRVPNVSSLALDKAGVKTGKNGAVIIDNNFTTSADSVFALGDVTDRIQLTPVAIKEAMALIAYWFDGKEVDFDYDNIPTAVFSQPAIGTVGLSEQEAEARGIDFRVYQTDFRPMKHTLSGGTARSLMKLLVNNTDDKVIGAHMVGDYSGEIIQGLGIAIKAGATKADFDDTVGVHPTSAEEFVTFSAGSLKERK, from the coding sequence ATGGCTTATCAGTACGATTTATTTGTGATTGGTGCCGGTTCCGGCGGTGTGAGAGCGAGTCGAGTTGCTGCGTCTAAAGGCTATAAAGTGGCCGTAGCAGAAGGCAGCGCCTTAGGCGGTACGTGCGTTAATATTGGTTGTGTGCCTAAGAAACTCTTTGTTTACGCTTCAGAATACGGCCATGGCTTTGATGAGGCCGCAGGGTTTGGTTGGAAGCATCAAGGTACTCAATTTTACTGGTCTGTTTTACGTGACAATAAAACCAAAGAAATTGAACGATTAAATGGCATTTATGGCAACTTGTTGAGCAATGCCGGTGTAGAACTGATCTCTGGTTATGCCAGCTTTGTTGATGCTCATACTGTCATGGTGGATGGCAAAACCTACACAGCAGAACGGATTCTTATTGCCGTTGGTGCCAAACCGTATATTCCAGAATTTAATGGTAGCGATTTGGTTGTTAGTTCCAATGAAATGTTTTTCTTAGATGAACTGCCTAAAAAAGCCCTTGTCGTCGGCGGTGGTTATATCGCGGTTGAATTCGCTGGTATTTTGAACGGACTCGGTGTTGATACCGCATTGGCTTATCGCGGTGACCAATTACTACGAGGCTTCGACGAAGATGTTCGAGCGTTCGCCAGCGAAGAATACAAAAAGTCTGGTATTGATGTACGTTTAAACACCGATGTTGAGCGTATAGAATTAGCCGATGCGACAAACAAAAATGGCGCGCGTATTGTTCACTTTAAAGATGGACACACAGAAGAATTCGGCTTGATCCTTTATGCAACAGGTCGAGTGCCAAACGTTAGTTCGTTAGCGCTAGATAAAGCGGGTGTTAAAACCGGTAAAAATGGCGCGGTAATCATTGATAATAACTTCACCACGTCTGCAGACAGCGTGTTTGCGTTAGGCGACGTGACAGATCGCATTCAATTAACGCCAGTGGCGATCAAAGAAGCGATGGCACTCATTGCTTATTGGTTCGACGGAAAAGAAGTCGATTTTGATTACGACAATATCCCAACCGCCGTATTCAGCCAACCAGCCATTGGCACTGTTGGATTATCAGAACAAGAAGCCGAAGCGCGCGGCATCGACTTCCGTGTTTATCAAACAGACTTCCGCCCAATGAAACACACATTAAGTGGCGGCACGGCTCGTTCATTGATGAAGTTATTGGTTAACAATACAGATGACAAAGTCATTGGTGCGCACATGGTCGGCGACTACTCTGGTGAAATCATTCAAGGTTTGGGTATCGCCATTAAAGCTGGTGCAACCAAAGCGGACTTTGATGACACGGTGGGTGTTCACCCAACCAGTGCAGAAGAGTTTGTCACCTTCTCAGCGGGTTCTTTAAAAGAGCGAAAATAG
- the xthA gene encoding exodeoxyribonuclease III, producing MKFVSFNINGLRARPHQIEALVEKHAPDVIGLQEIKVHDDAFPHEIPASVGYHAYYYGQKSHYGVAIFSKQEAIKVEYGFPGDEEDAQRRMIIATFDTPQGPIKVLNGYFPQGESRDHETKFPAKRKFYADLMDYLASHSPDEKIIVMGDINISPTDLDIGIGEPNAKRWLKMGKCSFLPEEREWLNTLTNWGLTDTYRQLNPTKNDRFSWFDYRSKGFDDTPKRGLRIDVIMSSNGLTPYLNEADVDYDLRALEKPSDHAPIWTSFNLS from the coding sequence ATGAAATTTGTCTCTTTTAATATCAACGGTTTGCGCGCTCGACCACATCAAATAGAAGCATTAGTTGAAAAACACGCGCCAGACGTCATTGGCTTACAAGAAATTAAGGTTCACGATGACGCCTTTCCCCACGAGATTCCGGCATCAGTTGGCTATCATGCGTATTATTATGGACAAAAATCTCACTACGGTGTGGCGATTTTTAGCAAGCAAGAAGCCATAAAAGTAGAATACGGTTTTCCTGGTGATGAAGAAGACGCACAGCGTCGTATGATTATCGCCACTTTTGATACGCCACAAGGCCCCATCAAAGTATTGAACGGTTATTTCCCACAAGGCGAAAGCCGCGACCATGAAACCAAGTTTCCAGCAAAGCGTAAGTTCTATGCGGATTTAATGGATTACCTTGCATCTCATTCACCAGATGAAAAAATCATTGTGATGGGCGATATCAATATCTCGCCAACGGATTTAGACATTGGTATCGGTGAACCTAATGCAAAACGCTGGTTAAAAATGGGAAAATGCAGCTTCTTACCAGAAGAAAGAGAATGGCTAAACACGCTAACAAATTGGGGGTTAACAGATACTTATCGCCAATTAAACCCAACTAAAAATGATCGCTTTAGCTGGTTTGACTATCGCTCGAAAGGGTTTGATGACACACCAAAGCGCGGTTTAAGAATCGACGTTATTATGTCTTCAAATGGCTTAACGCCATACCTAAATGAAGCAGATGTTGACTACGATTTGCGTGCACTGGAGAAACCCTCCGACCACGCCCCGATCTGGACAAGCTTCAATCTAAGTTAA
- a CDS encoding ArsR/SmtB family transcription factor produces MENETLTMEEMLRQSSQAAVFLKALSNENRLMILCHLLDKELSVTALNEKLPLSQSALSQHLAVLRKDGLVSTRRVSQTIFYSLGDSRVKELIQTLHRLFCPTL; encoded by the coding sequence ATGGAAAACGAAACACTTACAATGGAAGAGATGCTGCGCCAATCATCGCAAGCCGCTGTGTTTTTGAAGGCTCTAAGCAATGAAAATCGTCTGATGATTTTATGTCACTTACTGGATAAAGAGTTGTCTGTTACAGCGTTGAATGAGAAGCTTCCTTTAAGCCAATCTGCTCTTTCGCAACACCTTGCGGTATTAAGAAAAGATGGACTCGTCAGCACTCGACGAGTATCTCAAACCATTTTTTACAGTCTAGGTGACAGCAGAGTAAAAGAGCTGATCCAAACACTGCACCGCCTTTTCTGCCCTACACTGTAA
- a CDS encoding alpha/beta fold hydrolase, giving the protein MLTNVYCLPGTMCDERLWGYTQQALGESIILKHVSIPMEETIETIVDALAMVLPEHPINLLGFSMGGYLACAFAMKYPERVNGLIVVSNTATSLLDSERQQREIALNWVAKQGYGGIPKKKAIMMLGQVNKAREELVECIQLMDKRLGGAVFIQQLKSSLVRPNLLPRLEKTTFPLCFAIGRDDGLLSTAVLNKMKDSECFNTHVVDECGHMLPMEQPTWLAELIERFFKEN; this is encoded by the coding sequence GTGTTAACAAACGTTTATTGTCTACCCGGTACTATGTGTGATGAACGCCTTTGGGGCTATACGCAACAGGCTTTGGGTGAGTCGATAATCTTGAAGCATGTCTCTATTCCTATGGAGGAGACAATAGAAACCATAGTGGATGCCCTAGCAATGGTCTTGCCAGAGCACCCTATTAATTTACTTGGTTTTTCTATGGGAGGGTATTTGGCGTGTGCTTTTGCAATGAAATACCCTGAGCGCGTGAATGGTTTAATCGTTGTGTCTAATACAGCAACGAGTTTATTAGACTCTGAACGTCAGCAACGAGAAATCGCATTGAATTGGGTTGCTAAGCAGGGTTACGGTGGCATTCCAAAGAAAAAAGCCATCATGATGCTAGGTCAGGTCAATAAAGCACGTGAGGAACTGGTTGAGTGTATTCAGTTGATGGATAAACGTTTGGGTGGCGCTGTTTTTATTCAGCAATTAAAGAGCAGCTTAGTTCGGCCAAATTTATTGCCGAGACTTGAAAAAACAACCTTCCCGCTGTGTTTTGCTATTGGGCGTGATGACGGGTTATTGTCGACTGCTGTGTTGAATAAAATGAAAGACTCAGAGTGTTTCAATACTCACGTCGTCGATGAATGTGGGCATATGTTGCCTATGGAACAGCCGACATGGTTGGCTGAATTGATCGAGCGTTTTTTTAAAGAAAACTAA
- a CDS encoding DNA ligase produces MLFKKCLAVCLLVFPVFLFALPQVQLATRFSESTHAEDYLVSEKYDGVRAIWTGEALMTRQGNPIHAPDWFTDKLPNVWLDGELWSKRNDFEFVMSTVRKNTPVDSEWKHIHYMVFDAPDAEKTMTFEARSQRYTQIILDLNLPHVIPIKQFTVFSNQELHRVLDDYVKKGAEGLMLHRKLARFESGRTDNLLKLKPHMDAEAKVIRILNGSGKYDGMMGSILVEMPSGIRFKIGSGFSDEERRTPPKLGDYVTYKYHGFTERGIPRFASFLRVRDTHF; encoded by the coding sequence ATGTTGTTTAAAAAGTGTTTGGCTGTATGCCTATTGGTATTTCCTGTGTTTCTGTTTGCGTTACCTCAAGTGCAATTAGCAACACGTTTTTCAGAAAGCACTCATGCAGAGGATTATCTGGTGAGTGAAAAGTACGATGGCGTTCGTGCAATTTGGACAGGAGAGGCGCTGATGACGCGTCAGGGAAATCCAATCCATGCCCCTGACTGGTTTACGGATAAATTGCCTAATGTCTGGCTCGATGGTGAGCTTTGGTCTAAACGCAATGATTTTGAATTTGTCATGTCGACAGTGAGAAAAAATACCCCCGTCGATAGCGAGTGGAAACACATTCACTATATGGTATTCGATGCGCCAGACGCAGAAAAAACCATGACCTTTGAAGCTCGATCTCAGCGTTATACACAGATCATTCTTGACCTAAACCTTCCCCATGTTATTCCTATTAAGCAATTTACCGTGTTCAGTAATCAAGAGCTTCATCGAGTGTTGGATGACTATGTAAAAAAAGGTGCGGAAGGGTTGATGCTACATCGTAAGTTGGCTCGTTTTGAAAGTGGTAGAACCGATAATCTACTTAAATTAAAACCACACATGGACGCAGAAGCGAAAGTGATAAGAATCTTAAACGGGTCCGGAAAATACGATGGCATGATGGGCTCTATTCTTGTTGAGATGCCATCTGGCATTCGCTTCAAAATTGGCAGCGGCTTTTCTGACGAGGAACGACGTACTCCTCCTAAATTAGGCGACTACGTTACTTACAAATATCATGGTTTCACCGAGCGAGGCATCCCAAGGTTTGCAAGCTTTCTACGAGTCCGTGATACACATTTTTAA
- the htpG gene encoding molecular chaperone HtpG, whose amino-acid sequence MATDTQKETLGFQTEVKQLLHLMIHSLYSNKEIFLRELISNASDAVDKLRFESVANADLLAEDPNLRVRIEFDKETNTVVIDDNGVGMSREEAITNLGTIAKSGTSSFLEKLSGDQKKDSQLIGQFGVGFYSSFIVADKVTVETRRAGVSESEAVRWVSDGSGEFTIENIDKETRGTRITLHLKTDEKDFADNFRLRHLVTKYSDHISIPVEMEKPVYPEMDEEGNPKPVDESKAPEFEAVNSAKALWTRPRNEVTEEEYQEFYKHISHDYQEPLKWSHNKVEGKLEYASLLYIPSKAPYDLWNRDMQRGLKLYVQRVFIMDEAEAFLPPYMRFVKGVVDSNDLSLNVSREILQNDHAVDSMRSALTKRVLDMLTKMAKNEPEDYQKFWDEFGNVIKEGPADDMGNKDKIAGLLRFSSTNNDAPEQTVSLAQYIERMSEGQDKVYYIYAESHNTAKNSPHLEILRKKGFEVLLLSDRIDEWMMSSLQEFEGKSFQDVTKGKLDLTDQDNEEEKKEKEEKAEQMKPLLDRMKAVLAEKVASVNSTARLTNSPACLVVGENDMGMQMRRLLEQAGQKLPESKPTLEVNPDHPIVAKMNEESDEERFADMAWLLFEQATLSEGGQLEDPATFVSRMNKLIVQLSK is encoded by the coding sequence ATGGCAACTGATACTCAAAAAGAAACGTTAGGATTTCAAACCGAAGTAAAACAACTACTGCATTTGATGATCCACTCTTTGTACTCCAACAAAGAAATTTTTCTACGAGAGCTGATTTCAAACGCATCGGATGCGGTCGATAAGCTTCGCTTTGAGTCTGTCGCTAACGCAGACCTTCTCGCCGAAGACCCTAATCTACGTGTTCGTATCGAATTCGATAAAGAAACAAACACCGTTGTTATCGATGACAACGGTGTTGGTATGTCTCGTGAAGAAGCCATTACCAATCTTGGAACAATCGCCAAGTCAGGTACCTCTTCTTTTCTAGAGAAACTGAGCGGCGATCAGAAAAAAGACAGTCAATTAATTGGTCAGTTTGGTGTGGGTTTTTATTCGTCATTCATCGTAGCGGATAAAGTAACGGTTGAAACTCGTCGAGCGGGCGTTTCTGAAAGTGAAGCAGTACGTTGGGTGTCTGATGGTTCTGGTGAATTTACGATCGAGAACATCGACAAAGAAACTCGTGGTACGCGTATCACGCTTCATCTTAAGACCGACGAAAAAGACTTTGCTGACAACTTCCGCCTTCGTCATCTAGTCACTAAGTATTCTGATCATATTTCTATTCCTGTTGAGATGGAAAAGCCTGTTTACCCAGAAATGGATGAAGAGGGCAACCCTAAACCAGTAGATGAAAGTAAAGCGCCTGAGTTTGAAGCGGTTAACTCTGCAAAAGCTCTTTGGACGCGCCCTCGTAATGAAGTAACAGAAGAAGAATACCAAGAATTTTATAAGCACATTTCTCATGATTACCAAGAGCCTTTGAAGTGGTCACACAACAAAGTGGAAGGTAAGTTGGAATACGCAAGCTTGCTTTATATTCCATCAAAAGCGCCTTACGATCTATGGAATCGCGACATGCAACGCGGCCTGAAACTGTATGTTCAGCGTGTGTTCATCATGGATGAAGCGGAAGCCTTCCTTCCGCCTTACATGCGTTTCGTGAAGGGTGTGGTGGATTCAAATGATTTGTCTTTGAACGTCTCTCGTGAAATTTTGCAAAATGACCATGCGGTTGACTCTATGCGTTCTGCGTTGACGAAGCGCGTATTGGACATGCTAACTAAGATGGCGAAAAACGAACCAGAAGATTATCAAAAATTCTGGGACGAGTTTGGTAATGTCATCAAAGAAGGTCCAGCCGATGACATGGGTAATAAAGACAAAATTGCCGGTCTATTGCGCTTTAGTTCAACTAATAACGACGCACCAGAACAGACTGTGTCTTTGGCTCAATACATCGAGCGTATGAGTGAAGGTCAAGATAAGGTTTATTACATCTATGCGGAAAGTCACAATACGGCGAAAAACAGCCCGCATTTAGAAATTCTTCGTAAGAAAGGTTTTGAAGTACTACTGCTAAGCGATCGTATTGACGAATGGATGATGTCTTCTTTGCAAGAATTTGAAGGCAAATCTTTCCAAGACGTGACCAAAGGCAAGTTAGATTTAACAGATCAAGATAACGAAGAAGAGAAAAAAGAAAAAGAAGAGAAAGCGGAACAAATGAAGCCACTTCTTGACCGTATGAAAGCGGTATTGGCTGAAAAAGTAGCTAGCGTAAACTCAACCGCTCGTTTGACTAACTCACCAGCGTGTTTGGTGGTTGGTGAGAACGACATGGGCATGCAGATGCGTCGTTTGCTTGAGCAAGCGGGTCAGAAGCTTCCTGAATCTAAACCGACCCTTGAGGTGAATCCAGATCACCCGATTGTGGCGAAGATGAATGAAGAGTCTGATGAAGAGCGCTTTGCAGATATGGCTTGGTTGTTGTTTGAACAGGCTACCTTGTCTGAAGGTGGTCAGCTAGAAGACCCAGCGACGTTTGTGAGCCGTATGAACAAGCTGATCGTTCAGCTGAGTAAATAA
- a CDS encoding O-methyltransferase, producing MLPNFPKPLPDDDKPVNRTVNVDDRLYQYLVNVSVRESDLLKALRRETAQYHMARMQLSPEVGQFLALLIKLQTPMKVLEVGVFTGYSTLSMAMAMPKNATLVAIEKKQMWLDIATRYLEQAGVMDRVTTYCDQALPVMTEFLESESESFDFIFIDADKKNLLAYYQLGKQLLRPGGCLLIDNTLWWGNVADDAFTDKDTKIVRELNKTIHQDMTVDLSLIPIGDGLTLVRKKA from the coding sequence ATGCTTCCTAATTTCCCCAAACCTTTGCCAGACGATGATAAGCCAGTAAATCGAACGGTTAATGTAGATGATCGGCTTTATCAATATTTGGTGAACGTGTCTGTTCGTGAGTCTGATTTATTAAAAGCCTTGCGCCGAGAAACGGCGCAATACCATATGGCGCGTATGCAACTGTCGCCAGAAGTTGGGCAGTTTTTGGCTTTGCTTATTAAATTACAAACGCCGATGAAAGTTCTTGAAGTAGGTGTTTTTACCGGATACAGCACCTTATCGATGGCCATGGCAATGCCCAAAAATGCGACCTTGGTGGCCATTGAAAAAAAACAGATGTGGTTGGACATCGCGACTCGTTATTTGGAACAAGCCGGTGTGATGGATCGAGTAACGACCTATTGTGATCAAGCGCTTCCGGTTATGACCGAGTTTCTAGAAAGCGAATCAGAGTCTTTCGACTTTATCTTTATCGATGCGGATAAGAAAAACCTATTGGCGTATTATCAACTCGGAAAACAGCTGCTTCGTCCTGGTGGTTGTTTGTTGATCGACAACACGCTTTGGTGGGGCAATGTGGCGGATGACGCTTTTACGGATAAAGACACAAAGATAGTGCGTGAACTTAATAAAACCATTCATCAAGACATGACGGTGGATTTATCGCTTATTCCGATTGGTGACGGACTAACGCTAGTTCGTAAAAAAGCATAA